One genomic segment of Lolium rigidum isolate FL_2022 unplaced genomic scaffold, APGP_CSIRO_Lrig_0.1 contig_33874_1, whole genome shotgun sequence includes these proteins:
- the LOC124681092 gene encoding transmembrane protein 87B-like, with protein MRQPRRGARQGLAVLALALALALAPRGADASIHDYSGGAFAPRANSFFFHGGSEGLYASDPSSNSTTSFIRFDIVTFRRTQESAARHEEMQQKTGLVEAIIVEIQDRDKIGGSYLHSDAICCTPELDKEKSCKVGEVIIRPNPDNPDWPKRIQTFFDGTREETSMGTQSVSINKTGMYYLYFMFCDPQLQGLKITGRTVWRNPHGYIPGKMAPMMAFFGFMSLAYLVLGLLWFLQFVRYWKDILQLHYHITAVIALGMCEMAFWYFEYANFNSTGTRPMGITLWAVTFTAVKKTVSRLLLLVVSMGYGVVRPTLGGITYKVAALGIVYFIASEALELVENLGNINDFSGKTRLFLVLPVAILDATFIIWIFSSLSRTLEKLQLRRSMAKLELYRKFTNYLAMSVLISIAWIGYELYFNATDPLSELWRRAWVIPSFWNVLSYVLLAIICALWSPSRNPTGFAYSEDTGDEADEEGLSLVGSAVKGTGDMVNMHVFPEDKRA; from the exons ATGCGCCAGCCGCGGCGAGGCGCCCGCCAGGGCCTCGCCGTCCTCGCGctcgccctcgccctcgccctGGCTCCCCGCGGCGCGGACGCGTCCATCCACGACTACTCCGGCGGCGCCTTCGCGCCgcgcgccaactccttcttcttccACGGCGGCAGCGAGGGCCTCTACGCCTCCGACCCCTCCTCCAACTCCACCACCTCCTTCATCAG GTTTGACATTGTTACATTTCGACGGACCCAGGAGTCAGCAGCCAGGCATGAAGAAATGCAGCAAAAGACAGGATTAGTAGAGGCAATTATCGTTGAGATCCAGGACAGAGACAAGATCGGGGGCTCTTACTTGCACTCTGATGCAATATGCTGTACCCCTGAGCTTGACAAAGAGAAGTCTTGCAAAGTGGGTGAAGTTATTATACGGCCTAATCCTGATAATCCAGACTGGCCAAAAAGGATTCAGACATTCTTTGAtggtacaagggaagaaacctctATGGGAACACAGAGTGTGTCTATAAACAAAACAGGGATGTACTATCTCTACTTTATGTTCTGTGATCCTCAACTCCAGGGATTGAAGATTACAGGCAGGACAGTTTGGCGGAACCCTCATGGTTACATCCCTGGTAAAATGGCCCCAATGATGGCATTCTTTGGTTTCATGTCGCTTGCGTATCTTGTGCTTGGACTTCTATGGTTTCTTCAGTTCGTGCGATATTGGAAGGATATTCTGCAGCTGCATTACCATATAACAGCTGTTATTGCTCTTGGCATGTGCGAAATGGCTTTCTGGTACTTTGAGTATGCTAACTTCAATTCAACTGGAACCAGACCTATGGGCATAACCTTGTGGGCAGTTACATTTACTGCTGTGAAGAAGACCGTGTCTCGCCTGCTTCTGTTAGTAGTTTCAATGGGCTATGGTGTTGTTCGACCCACATTGGGTGGGATTACATACAAAGTTGCTGCTCTTGGTATTGTTTATTTTATTGCTTCAGAagctcttgaacttgttgagAATCTGGGAAACATCAATGACTTCTCTGGGAAAACGAGATTATTCCTGGTCTTACCTGTTGCCATACTTGATGCTACCTTCATCATCTGGATATTTTCATCCCTGTCTAGAACTTTGGAGAAACTGCAG CTGCGGAGAAGCATGGCCAAACTTGAATTATATCGGAAGTTCACAAATTATCTAGCTATGTCGGTGCTTATCTCAATTGCTTGGATTGGCTATGAG CTGTATTTCAATGCAACCGATCCATTAAGTGAGCTCTGGCGAAGGGCTTGGGTCATCCCTTCTTTCTGGAATGTCCTCTCATATGTCCTCCTTGCCATCATATGTGCACTTTGGTCGCCATCTCGTAATCCAACAGG ATTTGCATATTCAGAGGATACAGGTGATGAGGCTGACGAGGAAGGACTCTCTCTTGTGGGCAGTGCTGTTAAAGGAACcggagatatggtgaatatgcatgTGTTTCCTGAGGATAAACGTGCATGA
- the LOC124681093 gene encoding phospholipid-transporting ATPase 1-like — MSTVDPLLLSTSGSADPTSKPTAPAPARPSVGSLGCLCRADSASSSSVYEDCDTASVDEGDAAAPRRRLESGVSRAAEGFQSADSQFFHRLSVECAHKEGQRKVSWGGAMEMPRSSPSSRETGVVSSSQEKPDRPPRGRNKSSQFEDMLSSDHEHEHDPRLIHINDPDRTNDRYEFTGNEIRTSKYTLITFLPKNLFIQFHRLAYVYFLVIAALNQLPPLAVFGRTASLFPLLFVLFVTAIKDGYEDWRRHRSDRNENNREALVLQHGDFRSKKWKSICVGEVVKIHSNETMPCDMVLLGTSDPNGIAYIQTMNLDGESNLKTRYARQETVPMICNSSYLGLIKCEQPNRNIYEFTATMELNNQRIPLGQSNIVLRGCQLKNTEWIIGVVVYAGQETKAMLNSTISRSKCSNLESYMNRETLWLSAFLLITCSVVATGMGVWLFRNTKNLDALPYYRRKYYTFGRENRKDFEFYGLSLQIFFSFLSSVIIFQIMIPISLYITMELVRVGQSYFMIGDTRMYDSSSGSRFQCRSLNINEDLGQIRYIFSDKTGTLTQNKMEFQQASIYGRNYGSSLQVNSDSSQEITPAESSGQHDRKPKSEINVDSVLLALLNEPLFGEERLAAHDFFLTLAACNTVIPVSTGSSSDLTNELNEVGAIDYQGESPDEQALVIAASAYGYKLIERTTGHIVIDVQGERIRLDVLGLHEFDSVRKRMSVVVRFPDDTVKVLVKGADTSMLGILKSGNDDGLFDSFHAKIRETTENHLSSYSLEGLRTLVIGSKYLSDVEFSEWQERYEEASTSMTERSAKLRQAAGLVECNLTLLGATGVEDKLQDGVPEAIESLRQAGIKVWVLTGDKQETAISIGVSCRLLTQSMESIIINGSSEFECRRLLAEAKEKYGIKSTDFGKDYQNTEDLYNGDVTKLRSSNGQASESGTQNLQLTGVIANNKSEYNEKSPNFDYAELALIIDGNSLVYILEKDLESELFDVATSCKVVICCRVAPLQKAGIVDLIKSRTSDMTLAIGDGANDVSMIQMADVGVGICGQEGRQAVMASDFAMGQFRFLKRLLLVHGHWNYQRMAYMILYNFYRNAVFVLMLFWYILHTAYSATLALTDWSSVFYSLIYTSVPTVVVGILDKDLSHNTLLYYPRLYEAGLRNEAYNMTLFWITMLDTLWQSLVLFYVPFFTYSISTMDIWSMGSLWTIAVVILVNIHLAMDIQRWVLITHLAIWGSIAATFLCMVLIDSIPVFPNYGTIYNMAASGTYWLSVILIIILGLLPRFLCKVIYETFWPSDIQIAREAELLKKLPQQSGSRPERDIS, encoded by the exons ATGAGTACCGTGGATCCCCTGCTCCTGTCAACATCCGGAAGCGCAGACCCGACTTCAAAGCCCacagctcctgctcctgctcggcCGTCGGTGGGCTCGCTAGGCTGCCTCTGCCGGGCTgattcggcctcctcctcctccgtgtaCGAGGACTGCGACACCGCTTCTGTCGACGAAGGGGATGCTGCCGCGCCGAGGCGCCGTCTGGAGTCTGGCGTGAGCAGGGCGGCGGAGGGGTTCCAGTCTGCTGACTCGCAGTTCTTCCATCGGCTCTCGGTGGAATGCGCTCACAAGGAGGGCCAGCGGAAGGTTTCCTGGGGCGGTGCGATGGAGATGCCGCGCAGTTCTCCGTCATCCCGAGAGACCGGAGTGGTGTCGTCCTCGCAGGAGAAGCCGGACCGGCCCCCGAGGGGCAGGAACAAGAGCTCGCAGTTTGAGGACATGCTTTCGTCTGACCATGAGCACGAGCATGACCCCAGGCTGATCCACATAAATGATCCCGACAGGACGAACGACCGGTATGAGTTTACGGGGAACGAGATTCGGACGAGCAAGTATACTCTCATTACGTTCCTGCCTAAGAACCTCTTCATCCAGTTCCACCGGCTGGCCTACGTGTACTTCCTGGTTATTGCTGCTCTCAATCAGCTGCCTCCTTTAGCTGTGTTTGGAAGGACCGCCTCGCTGTTCCCGCTACTTTTTGTCTTGTTCGTGACTGCTATAAAAGATGGTTATGAAGACTGGCGCCGTCACAGATCGGACAGGAACGAAAATAACCGTGAGGCTCTTGTTCTCCAGCATGGTGATTTTCGGTCAAAGAAGTGGAAAAGCATCTGTGTAGGGGAGGTTGTCAAAATCCACTCAAATGAAACTATGCCATGTGATATGGTCCTGCTGGGCACAAGTGATCCAAATGGTATAGCTTATATCCAAACAATGAATTTGGATGGCGAGTCAAACCTGAAAACAAGGTATGCTCGACAGGAAACCGTTCCAATGATATGCAACAGCTCCTATTTGGGGCTGATCAAATGTGAGCAGCCCAACAGAAATATCTATGAGTTTACAGCTACCATGGAGCTGAATAATCAGAGGATTCCGCTTGGACAATCTAACATTGTACTGCGTGGGTGCCAGCTAAAAAACACGGAATGGATTATTGGGGTAGTAGTCTATGCTGGTCAGGAGACAAAAGCTATGTTGAACAGTACAATATCTCGTTCAAAGTGCAGCAATCTCGAGAGTTACATGAACAGGGAAACCCTTTGGTTATCAGCTTTCCTCTTGATCACATGCTCAGTTGTGGCTACAGGGATGGGGGTATGGTTATTTAGAAATACTAAAAACCTTGATGCACTACCATACTACCGGAGAAAGTACTACACGTTTGGCCGGGAAAACAGAAAGGATTTCGAGTTCTATGGCCTTTCGTTGCAGATATTTTTCTCCTTCTTGAGTTCTGTGATTATCTTTCAGATAATGATACCAATATCACTATACATCACCATGGAGCTAGTCAGAGTGGGGCAGTCATACTTTATGATTGGTGATACTCGGATGTATGACAGTAGTTCAGGTTCAAGATTTCAATGTCGGTCCTTGAATATCAATGAAGACCTAGGTCAAATACGGTATATCTTCTCGGACAAAACGGGTACCTTGACACAAAATAAGATGGAATTTCAGCAAGCTAGCATCTATGGGAGGAATTATGGGAGTTCCTTGCAGGTCAATAGTGACTCGTCACAGGAAATAACCCCTGCAG AGTCTTCGGGACAACATGATAGAAAGCCCAAGTCAGAAATCAATGTTGATTCAGTACTCCTAGCACTTCTGAATGAACCATTGTTTGGGGAGGAAAGACTCGCTGCCCATGATTTTTTCCTCACTTTGGCTGCATGCAATACTGTCATTCCAGTAAGCACAGGAAGTTCTTCTGATTTGACCAATGAATTAAATGAGGTTGGTGCAATTGATTACCAGGGTGAATCACCTGATGAGCAGGCCTTAGTAATAGCGGCTTCCGCTTATGGATACAAGCTTATTGAAAGGACAACTGGCCACATTGTGATAGATGTTCAGGGGGAGAGGATAAG GTTGGATGTTCTTggtctccacgagttcgatagtgTGAGAAAAAGAATGTCTGTTGTTGTAAGGTTTCCAGACGACACTGTGAAGGTTCTTGTTAAGGGTGCTGATACTTCAATGCTTGGCATTttgaagagtgggaatgatgacgGACTCTTTGATTCTTTCCATGCCAAAATTAGAGAAACTACAGAAAACCATTTGTCAAGTTATTCATTGGAGGGTCTACGAACCTTAGTAATTGGTTCGAAGTACCTGAGCGATGTAGAGTTCAGTGAATGGCAGGAAAGATATGAAGAAGCTAGCACCTCCATGACAGAGAGATCGGCAAAGCTCCGTCAGGCAGCAGGTCTTGTAGAGTGTAATTTGACTCTTCTGGGTGCAACTGGAGTTGAAGATAAGTTGCAGGATGGTGTGCCTGAGGCCATTGAGTCCCTCCGACAGGCTGGAATCAAGGTTTGGGTTCTCACGGGAGATAAGCAAGAAACTGCTATATCGATTGGTGTATCATGTCGACTATTAACTCAAAGTATGGAATCAATTATCATAAATGGTTCCTCAGAGTTTGAGTGTAGGCGTCTTCTGGCTGAAGCTAAAGAGAAATATGGAATCAAGTCAACTGATTTTGGAAAGGATTATCAAAACACGGAAGATTTGTACAATGGCGATGTTACAAAATTAAGGTCCTCCAATGGTCAAGCATCTGAAAGTGGAACCCAGAACCTGCAGTTGACTGGAGTTATTGCTAATAACAAGTCAGAATACAATGAGAAATCACCAAATTTTGATTATGCTGAGTTAGCACTTATAATTGATGGAAACTCCCTTGTTTATATTCTAGAGAAAGATTTGGAATCAGAG TTATTTGACGTGGCAACCTCCTGTAAAGTTGTCATCTGCTGTCGTGTTGCTCCTCTGCAAAAGGCTGGAATCGTTGATTTAATTAAAAGCAGGACAAGTGACATGACTTTGGCGATTGGTGATG GGGCAAATGATGTTTCAATGATACAAATGGCTGATGTTGGTGTTGGAATATGTGGTCAAGAAGGTCGCCAAGCAGTGATGGCTTCAGATTTTGCAATGGGGCAGTTCCGCTTTTTGAAGAGGTTGCTGCTTGTGCATGGGCACTGGAATTATCAGCGTATGGCATACATGATTCTGTACAACTTCTATCGGAATGCTGTCTTTGTGCTAATGCTCTTCTG GTATATCTTGCACACTGCATATTCTGCAACTCTTGCGCTAACAGATTGGAGTAGTGTTTTCTATTCCCTTATCTACACATCAGTTCCCACAGTAGTGGTTGGTATTCTGGACAAGGACTTGAGTCATAATACCCTTCTTTATTATCCGAGACTATATGAAGCAGGGCTTCGGAATGAGGCCTACAACATGACTCTCTTCTGGATCACAATGCTAGACACCTTGTGGCAAAGCCTTGTCCTTTTCTATGTTCCTTTCTTCACATACAGTATCAGTACAATGGACATATGGAGTATGGGAAGTTTATGGACAATTGCAGTGGTTATACTTGTCAATATTCATCTGGCCATGGACATTCAACGTTGGGTGCTTATAACTCATCTTGCCATATGGGGCTCTATAGCTGCAACATTTTTGTGCATGGTGTTAATAGACTCTATACCTGTTTTCCCGAATTACGG GACAATATACAACATGGCTGCTTCAGGAACTTACTGGCTCAGTGTTATTCTTATTATAATCTTGGGGTTGCTTCCTCGGTTTCTTTGCAAAGTAATATATGAGACCTTTTGGCCATCTGATATTCAAATAGCAAGAGAAGCTGAGTTGTTAAAGAAGCTGCCTCAACAGTCGGGATCAAGGCCTGAAAGAGATATCAGCTAA